AGACAGTGTACCTCCCCTGCAGCCAGATCGAGGTGGACACCCGAAAGAGCCACTACCCCGGGATACTCCTTTCGGATATCCTTCATCTGTAGGAGGGAAGCCATTGTCAGCGCGCGGGGGTCTTTAGCAAAGCGTCCTTATCCACGATACCGACTTCCACCGGCACTACTTTCGGCAATGAGGCGCCGGAAAAGTATTCTTTGATTTTTTCGATCGTGGTCTCACCGATCTTTTTCGGATACTGGACGACATCGGCTTTCAGGGCTGTGCCTTTCGTGATTGCATCCGCCGCGGGAGGAGTTGCGTCGTATCCGACGATATTCACATTCTTGCGGTCATACTGTTGCACGGCATCCAGAGCGCCTAACGCTGAATCATCGTTGATGCCGAAGATACCTTTCAGGTCGGGGTGAGCCTGGAGGATGTCGGAGGTGGCTTGCATCGCCTTATCCCGCACGCCCTCGCCGTTCACGTCTGCGACGACCTTCATGTCAGGGAATTTCGCGATCGCGTCCTTGAACCCCTGGACCCTGTCGAGAACGGACGTGATTGTCGGCTGGCCGATGATCGCGACATTTCCTTTTCCGTCCAGGATCTTTGCAAGGTATTCACCGGCCAGACGCCCTCCGGCGACATTGTCCGAGGCGACATGGCAGACAGTCTCCCCCTCCTGCGCCGCGATATCCGCCGTGAACACGGGAATCTTTGCATCGTTCGCTCTCTTGATTGCCGGCCCGATTCCCCGGGAGTCGACGGGACAGACGATGATCGCATCAACTTTCTGCGTCAGGAAGTCTTCGATCTGAGCGCTCTGCTTCCCAAGGTCGAAATCGCCCGACGTGATAACGAGCTGATAACCCTCTTTGGCCGCTGCAATTCGCAGCCCTTCCTCCAGATCTTTATAGAAGACATGCTGGCGTGTCAGTAGGGAGACCCCGATTGTCTTCGTTGTCGGGCTCTCCGCCCGCTTGGTGCATCCCGCCGATAGCAGAACTGCTGCGATCAAAAAAAAGTACATGATTTTCATGTTGATCATCCTCTGAGTGTTATTCCCAATTGAAATTGTCATCCTGAGCTCGCCACTTGTCATCCTGAGCGCAGCGAAGGATCTCTGCCCCTTATCTCTTCGTCTTCCTATCCATTACCACCGCG
This region of Bacteroidota bacterium genomic DNA includes:
- a CDS encoding substrate-binding domain-containing protein, coding for MKIMYFFLIAAVLLSAGCTKRAESPTTKTIGVSLLTRQHVFYKDLEEGLRIAAAKEGYQLVITSGDFDLGKQSAQIEDFLTQKVDAIIVCPVDSRGIGPAIKRANDAKIPVFTADIAAQEGETVCHVASDNVAGGRLAGEYLAKILDGKGNVAIIGQPTITSVLDRVQGFKDAIAKFPDMKVVADVNGEGVRDKAMQATSDILQAHPDLKGIFGINDDSALGALDAVQQYDRKNVNIVGYDATPPAADAITKGTALKADVVQYPKKIGETTIEKIKEYFSGASLPKVVPVEVGIVDKDALLKTPAR